A stretch of the Streptococcus oralis genome encodes the following:
- a CDS encoding DivIVA domain-containing protein has product MSITPQEISDKAFSRTFRGYNQEEVDLFLDKIYFELEEMIRYKDETELYIKKLEERLSYYTNDIPKRTVTSEQEPEAINDSIFY; this is encoded by the coding sequence CACAAGAAATAAGTGATAAAGCTTTCTCAAGAACATTCAGAGGCTACAATCAGGAAGAAGTTGACCTCTTTCTAGATAAGATTTACTTTGAATTAGAGGAGATGATTCGATACAAAGATGAAACTGAACTCTATATCAAAAAACTAGAAGAACGTCTTTCCTATTATACGAATGATATTCCTAAGAGAACAGTAACAAGCGAGCAAGAACCAGAAGCAATTAATGATTCTATTTTTTATTAA